The segment TGGGGCTGAGCCAGCATCACCCTTCAAGTCCTTTGGTGCACTAGCACAGCCTCCCATGCTCGATATTCAAATAGAGACTAAAATTCTCTCCCTTTCCTTGTTTGATTGgtgaaagaagagagagaatgcTAGCTTTTTATCGATGGAGATGGCTTTGTTTTGGTGTTTAcacgtatatatatatagagagagagtggGATCgatgcttttcatttcttttctttgcagTAGCTACGGCCAGCCGAGTTACTCTCTATGGCTTAGAAAGATTTTAGGAGTATTCAGAAATAGTTCTCGACAACTTGGGGCTGATAACTATATCGCAGGCTGTGGCTGTTCATTCTTATACATTGCACATAATTTATTAGCTGTGTATACTTCAAAATACACGACCATTTGCTACAttcttcgttttctttttgtttgctgTTTCTCCATTTTTGTACGTTTACGAAGTCATATGTTCTTGGGTATTGGTTCTTATCATAGTTGTCTTGTCTAATCCAGGGTTTAACTCAGTTTAGGGCTCTGATCACTAGATTATTGGATTGATCCGCAGGTCATTAGATCAATCTATATCAATTCTAAAACggtgttatttaaaaaaaaaactaaaaactaaataatcaaTAGAAAGGGTTTTATTTGAGTTTAGTTGGGTTAATTGAATTATAGTCAATatccaaaacaatttaaaataaaatttgattcgAATTAAGTTTTGGGTTGGCTGATTATCAAATTAACCTACTTTATCaagtcaagtttaataactataatttttaattcttattttcacataaaaatcaaCTCCTGTAAATCAATCTTAAAACGATGTTATTTTggacaaaaactaaaaactaaataatcatTGGAGAGGGTTTTATTCGGTTTCAGATGGGTTAATCGGATTGTGGTCAATGTccaaaacagtttgaaatgaaatCTAATTCGAATTAAGGTTTAGGTTGACTGATCACCAAATCGACTCGTTATATCAagtcgagtttaataactataattctTAATTCTTGTTCTCACGTGAAAACCAACTCCTTATAAATCAATCCTAAAATGGTGTTATTTTGAACAAAAGTAAAACCTAAATAATCATTAGAGAGAGTTTTATTTGGGTTGAGTTGGGTTAACCGAATTGTAGTCAATATCCAAAacagtttaaaataaaatctaattcaaattaagttttaaattgaatGGTTATTAGATCGACAccatatatcaaatcaattttaataactctaatttttaattctttctctCACGTGAAAACCACTTCTGTGAACTATAATATTATGGTAAgtgattaaattattgaaaatacttgatttttcGTGTCAGTTTTTGTTCTATTAAAAATCCTGTGtgttgctattttatttttttaatttttttataattgaagtgGACATTTACGTggagatattattttataaatcttaCTAAATTGTTATGCAATAAAAggagataataaaattaagattaacgCACAATACTTCATATATATGTCTACTGCCACGCATACAAAACAATATCAGACAGATAAATTTGTTTAGAGATTTGCATGTCACATATGTGTAGCGTActgaaaggaagagaaaaggagCAATATGCGTAGTGAGctgaaaaaaaaccttcaatcACTGAGTTAATGGATTAATATATAAGTTATGGGATTAATTgagttcatcatttttatttgaaataatattatttaagtttttttaattttaaattaattaaatttaaattatgtttagctggttaaacaaatttaatcggattaatatcaaaactaaaagaatttaatatctgaTCAGAATCAAGTTTtgctttgtaagatttttatattaacaaataatttctATAGTATTgcaaactagtaaaaaaattaactaataaattattaacatagatttttttttttaatctttcataaattgaattcaattttcgaAAACTTTCTACACATCTAAATATGGATATTCAAAACGACATCAAAATAGGAACTTTCATAGGCTTCCACACACTCCCATATGCCTTAAGCGCAGGtggacattttttttcttttcttttctttttttttcaagacaaatGCTGCAACCTGCGTGTGCATACCACACGCCTCCTTACAGGGCATCTTCACTGCCGGACTGGTGGGATTCATATAGACTTCATATGTGCTAATTTGCGGCTCCATCCCCGTTTCTAGTGTTCTTGAACCCGTCAGAGAGCTTGCACTGCATACTATCTATAACAACAGATATCAAGCACAAACAATAAAGCATAAGAAAATTACAAGACACAGAAAAACCAATTCATCATAATTCACAGAAACTCATTCAAGTCCAATTTACACGCCATTCCCACATTTAGTGCTTGTGACAGATGCACATGAGGTAATCATTTCATGCCATTTGATGCTTTCTAAAGTTACCATGTATGTCCATAATACGAGTTTGAAACAGAAACTGATGCAAACAACCATATTAATCATCCATGAGCACAAAATTAAGAACTGCAAGAGTAAAATGAACTGACTTCTTGCTGCAAAATGTGAACAGGCAAACGGTGGATTTGGAAGTCAAGAGGGCAAGAAAAACCTTGTAATTCAAATAGGTGCACATGCTAGGTGACAAACCTTTtaagtacaaaaaaataattagagttgCTTTCCcaggtattttttattgaaatcaaaatttcataTGATCCTCGCTGCAGCCAGCCCACCAGCAAACAGTTTTTTAATCTCTTGTTAAACACCCTCAAACTAAAACATCATACCCTTCGTTAATCCCTTGAGTTAGCCCTTTTTTAACAACCTCATAAGAAACACTCTTTTAAAGTAGTGGGACAGTACAAGTGATGTCAGAAATGAAAGAGGCAGGTTAATCTTTGAGATATCATCACGTACCTATCTAATACTTGATTTTCCAAAGTAAAGAGGAGTGGGAGCTATCAACTGCATATTTTAGATGAGACGATGTACTCCCGCCTATTCTATGTTTTGATAACTTCAAACTCAATCGAGAGAGCAACTCCTTATACCGCGATTGTTTTCTCTTCAGCACTTGGATATAGGCATTCAACCCAAGCCATTCAACTTCTCCGACCTCCAATTGAAGAATTGGGTGGAAACAAGATCCAAGGTGCATAGAACGCATCCTTCTCTTTATGAGAACATACATATACCTAGTTGTAAATGAACAAAGAGAGAGAACAAGAGGTAATAGACAtgaaaagaattcaaaaaaaatgcTAAACTATTCTAGATCCTACATTCAGAAACtgagagagagaataaacaAAAGAGCCATTTTATTAGATCCAAACCTCAAGGACCTTTCAATCATGTTTGCGTAGAATGTTGCACTCAGATGGCAGTGGAACGACATGCTAGAGACATAACAATGGAACTTCATTGCACATAACAAAAATGCTTGGTAGATGTTTAATCTGACAACAGGTGCTGAGTTTATATTAGAATCAAAGAATATGGGATGGCACTTGGGTCTCAAGAAGTTCCACAGCTTCCTCTCTAGATGTTGACAAGGTTTACCTTGCCAGCAGACAGTAAGAGTAGAGTTTAAATGGTTGTTCAGATACCTGTTTAATAGATTAAACAAGTTATTGCTTGAACACATTAAACACAAATATTGAATGCTATAGAATGTATAGTAACAAATCTGAGTGATGAATGCTATATGAAACATGCTGATGCAGAACCAAAAGGAAAGGTTCCATGAACAAGAGGAACCAACACCTTAGGGGAATCCAGATCAAAACACAAGAGGATATCCATCTCTATTTGGTAACTCTAGtgcaaaatttcataaaaaaaaacagttttaacTCATAAGACAGTCTCATGTGCTCTATATGGGTGCCAAACCTTAAGagtcacaaataaataaatgagtcTAAATATCCTATCAAATTCATTAACATCATGTTCTGCTAGATAATTCAGTTCACACCAAAAGAAGATGCGTTTTTTGAACTGGAAAAATCTCTTTTTGGtaatataataatagaaatcTACCTCCAACAATGAGAACATCCTTCGATAGTCAAATAATGTATAAATCTTCAACAGATTCTCCATCACAGTAAGATTATTTGGATCAATTTACAAGTCCAGAAATAAATCTCAAAGACTCAAAGTCTTTGGGCCTACAGCCTATAGCTACGAACTACATGGCATCCATTAAAATTACTAGCCAAACAACACAACAGAAAAGTCTAAGTAAGCAATAAGATAAGACCTATCCAGCAAAAATTCTAAGAACTAACCTCGTATAATCTGCCTGGACTTCTAAAGTGCACGAGTTTAAAAGCAAGCCACTCCATCGAAGAAAGGAGATACCATCCCCACCAACACAGAGCTTGTTTGACTGAAGCCCTGATACTTGTTCAGTATCCAAATTAAGACAAAACTTTTCCTCATTCATGAAGCAGTTATAATCCCTAAATCCACTCCTTAACTGAGAGAAAAGGCCAGCAGCCTGCTTTTTAgatgttgatataaaaagaaaatcatcaatgaacctAAGAAGCATGTAATGAGGAGATGAGACGACTTTATCCCTACTGCTACTTCCTATAGCAGAGGCATCCTGATAGCTATGTCTTCTTGATAGATCttcaagaaaaggaaagatcaCATTCCTTTCAAGGTGCCCATAGTATAATGAGCAAAGTAGGGAAGATAAAATGCTTCCTTGAGGTATACCTTTTCTTTGCAAGTAAAACTTATCATCAAACTGAAGAACATTGCGCTTCACATGCTCAGTGAGATTGGACAGGAGTTGTTCCCTTTTCAGATACCTACTGCGCCCCTGCAACATaacaaaagacaaaattttCAAGCAACGGTTAGCTTTTGACAAGATTACATTACATACCTGCATCAGTGAGATCTATATACCTCTGCAATCAAGCCAACTGTATATGTTTGAAAGAGTGATTGGTTTATTACTCTGTTGATATAAATGAGATCCCACTGCCAAGGCTATTTGCAAAATGGGCTCAAGAAAGTGAATCAATGAGAAAAGTGCATTGGTGGTTAATGGAATTACTGCTCTCAAGGGCTCAAATTAAGTAATGTAAGTGTTATCTTTTATCTAAAGAATCCTCGCTACACATATGTCGAGGCTGAAATTTTCAGTAGCTATGATCACAGATAAAGATGTAGATATGCCACTAACTACATATTATAGTGGGTGAGACTCAAACTCTCAATCTCATCGTTGAAAGTTCCATGAGGAGCTCACTTACTGCTACAACTATCCATTAttgacattattttaaaaatgagaataaaaggctcaatctatccttgtataaTGGGACAATTCTTCAATATGCCCTTATATTTCTAATTGTGTCTATTTAAACCCTGAGTTTTCTCCAAAATATCATTCCATCCattttttcaatctaaattaaCAGAAAAGTCATGTGACTTGTACATGGATGGAAGGACATTGAAAAACAATACTTTATTCAAGTATTAAGCAGGCACGATTAGAGATATAATGACAGATAAGAGAATTATCCTATTATGTAAGGATATATTGAACTATTTaccctaaaaataataataaaataaactgaaattagaataaaatgttaggttaaaatattaattgacaTTAGAGTAAGAAACCAGGTCGTGATATGGgatgattttatttcaattttttattattattattttttgtcaacAAGTAATATTTTACCTCATTCACAGCAGCTGTAGACTCATTTTCGTGTTGTTGGTCCAAAAGATAACTTTCAGACGTACTGTTTtgcaacaaaaaacaattatggagAAAGAGGAAAATAAGATGAATTCAACAAGGTTGTTGCATCTAAGGAGAAAAACATTGAATCTGAAGCTGGAGATGTTGAAAAAGATGCTAAATCTATGGAATTTTTGGCTGGTGTATAAGAAATTCATGAGGACTCAAGAATTTGTGGTGgatgatgaattaaattttgaagCTGCAAATCAACCAAACAATGTGTGTTTTGAACAGGCCGTTGATTTTAAAGGCAAAAGGTTTCATCCATCCTCTTATTTCTTAAAGAAGTGAAGTCAAGCATGTTCCTAGatattcaaaatacaaaaagattCTTACTTCAACACTATGAAACTCAAGGAAGAGTTTTTCTAATGAGAGGATAATGATGCAGTCAATGATAGGTAAGTTTagaaattatagttatttttttgtaaactcAGTGCATTTAGGATTTTGTTTGCCGAGGAATATTATTAAtgcatgttttctttttcctgcttAGTTTAGCACAGCTAGCGTGTTTGATGCTTCTAAAAAGAGCACGTACTTTATGTAATCATAGGACTTTGAATTATGAAATTTGAGTATTTTAGTGTAGTTTTGAGGGTTTTGGCCTTGTGTGTTCTTTCTTCTGCTCTCttctcttatcttttctttcttttattatatttctttcttcctaCAGAAACATCGGTTACCATTCACTCCTATGGTAAATAACCTCCCAAAACATATCCTCAATCCGTTGCAATTCCACATACATCAAATCTTAACCAAAATCCCAATCTAAAATCCCAAGCCCACCACAAATTCAACTTGCTCAGTGTTTAACAAGATTCAGTTGAGTTTGCTATCGATACCTATAACTTCTGTTACATTTTCCATGCGTGTTGTCCTTTGCAAGATTCAAATGGTCTTCTAAACCTCAATCCAAATCTATTTGCAGCTGGTTAGATGGATCTGATTCCTCCATTTACTTCTTCACAAGGTTTTATAGATGATCCTAAATGATTaagttgatgaaaaataaaaaagtaattaaacatgtttgatttaattaaagaacATTGGAAAAACAGAAGAGGGATTCAAATATAGTACCTGATTAACAAGGACAGTATGCAATGAACCAAAGCGGAGAGAAGAACTGAATCTTGTAAGACCAGTGGTGATGTTTTGATCTCTTGACATAAGGCGCTCATGCGCCCACAAAGATTTTTTAGTGCTGACAACTTGACAAAATCGCTTTAGAAGATATTGATCCTCATATATGACATCTTCCATGACACAAAGCAGCTTGTCCTGATCTATGGAATCAAATGCTTTGGATACATCAGAAACAACAATGAACACATCAGGCATGATATTCGATCttttattcaaacaaattttaaacTGGCATAACTTTCGGTAGATATCATTATAGTCAAACACTGATGACCCTAGCTTGTCTGGTTCTTTCAACTGTATACCTTTCAGAACAGCATGTGTTTCACGTAGAACGCAATTTACAGACTTAAAATGTTCACATTTGACCACCTTGgtaacaaattgtttttttctctgcaTTCGAAATGACTGGAGTTCAGAAGTGGATTTTTTAGGCATTGTTGATGATGCTTTAAGATTTGCTATCATCCTTATTCCATTTTTCTTTGGAAGAAGCCTGAGCTTTGAGAAACCAAACAACCTACAACCTGTGATACTTTCAGCACTAGCTTCATCCAAGCACTGATAGTTCTGGTCTTGCAAGCAAGAAATGGCTCTATTTCTTAATTTCTCCCAAATTGACTTCCTGTAATAATAGATTTCATGTTTCCCATGCTCACTTTCAGTTACATAGAAGTTGGCTTGTACCAATGGCACAACCAGAGATGAAAAGAACCAATATATCCATTTCTGTACAAGTAGGTGTTTCAAATCATTTGCAGCGCCATTCCATTTATATAAATCCTTATGCAAGCCTGCAGTATGACCTGGCATATTATTCAGCATATGAGTATCCAAGAAGCATGAACAGTGTTTGTCTGACAGAAACGGAAACCCAGAAGTCTTCAACTTATGCATACATTGCTTCAGTGAGAATTTTTCGAACTTTCTGAGCCAAATAAATTTTGCTAAATTTCTCCTTAGGATTCTTCGGTTGACATGATTTCCTAGCAACTCAGGAGGGACTACATTTCTACAAACAGCCCATATAAATGACACAACCTGACTTTTCGAGCAATAAGATTTTAGTGTCACTATCTGAGGATCAGTTGTTTCCAGAGTTTTATCACAGCGTTCAATAACAACAGCATGTGATTTCCCAGAGAATTCTCTCTCCAAATTACACCCCTAAAAGAGAATTTTCCACAAAAGGAATAAATTTTCTGGCAAGCAAAAGGAAATTAAACTAGTCACAAACTTCTCAGACTTCACGGAGGTCCCAGGATGAAAACTTACCTCAAACACCGAGTTTGAATTTTCTATGGCGTTTTGATTCAATGATGAAACAAAGCAGTGCCTATGTATTAACCTTGCATACTTGCAGCATTGAGTTTGTCTTACAAGAACCTTAACCAATTTAACAAGGGAATGGTACCTAGGAAaggaaaataacaataaattagTACATTGTAACATAGAGGTAATTTGGCATCCATTCTGCATGTAACATATTCCTATAATTTCCTAAGTACCCATAGTTTTGCATAACCTACATATTTGTGCTTTAAAGGACCAAATAGCTTCCACGAAATACTATCTATTTTTTAGCAGAAGAGAGGAATTTGTGGCAGCATGCTgtgttttcagatttttttttttgtttggctaGACAGAAATTTCAGAACTGTTATTCTTTCTTGGAAAAGTTCCCTTTCTAATCATTAGTTTAATAGAAGGATCACTTATCTTCCTCAGGGTATCCTCTATTTGAAGCTTTCTGAAGTTTACTTTAGCTGGTATTAAATGAGATTGGAAAGCACATTCATATCTGAAGCACTTTCTTGGCTTCCTTATAATTGACTTTCacagaaaagaaagataaaaactaTCAGTGTTGAATTAATATAATCTTATGAAAATTCTGACTCTGAGGAACCCTTGTCTATGGATTGGCTTGAGGCGGATCCCATGCCTCTCTAGTAACGAGGCTTTTGAAACTTGATGAGACGGAAAGTTTCTGCGACAAAAGTTTTGACAGCATGCCAGATCACATTTCACTATATAATATCCCATTAGAGGCTCTATTAGCATTCAGTATCAATATCATGCATTTCCATCACTCATCTATTCAGTATTGCACCATCCATAGCAGCCATATCAACTCTATTAAGCTATTCAGTAATTCCTGCCTTTACAGAATTCCTACCTCCATCCCCTTGACCAACCCCCAACCCCCCTccccaattaaaaaagaaaagaaacgaaatgtaatgaaacaaaaagaaatatagtGAACCAGTCTTCCAGAGAATCACAAAATGGCTTGCGAACCCTCCTTCCCTACCACACCCTTTTTGAGCCTAACAATTTGAAGGAACTTATCTGCATGTTTGCTCCAATTATGCCTAAAACAATCTAAGTCAACTATCTAATTGTTCAATCTTGGATCAGCTGGAAAATATCACACACATTGAAGTTATGTGTAGGCATAGCTTACAGAATGTTCTACACTTCAATTAACTGTTTTGAATAGATTATGGCAAATAGACTCTAGCAatgaaaaaagaacagaaaagccACCCAACCCCATTGTTACAAGCCTAACAAAGTCAAGTAATGTCTGTTGGGTTAGTTTATTTGTCCATAGTAGCTCAGAGGTGAATAATTGCAGAGTTGTAAACATAAGAGGTGGTGCAAATGTTATAACGAAATTACTAAGCATgattgagaaaacaaaatagTTAAATGAATTCTTTACATCAAGAAAATATCACATATAAAGCTTGACTCACAGGCATGTGGATCCCAAGAGACAAAAGTCTTTGCTGTAGGAAAGTGGCATTGACGGAGCACTTACATTTTCATCAGATAGGCCAAAAATACTCTGAATAAGAGACTTTGAACCAATCAAATTAGGCTTCAAGCACATCAGTACATCTAAATATCATTAAGGTCATACAATAACCAAGAAAACAGGAGCAGAAACAACAAGTTAACTTGTACCATGCTCGAGGAGGGAATAATCAACTTTGAAACAAAAGCACATTACTGTCCCACATAACAGCATCATTAGGGTAAATTAATAGCAAAGAACTATATAGTATATATAAGCAATTTGTTTATGGATTGAAGAATTTTAAATGATAACTATTATAATTCTGAACAAAAGGAGACCATGAGCAAAGAACACATGTTTTGAAACATACGAAAGGATACGGTTTTTTGGAAGCATTGATGAAGGatgttttgaattataaaatattgGCCGCCTATCAATCTGTATACCTTTCATGTTAGGAGCTTGTAACACAAGATGACAACAGCATTGTGGCAGCATCTGCAGCtacatagaaaagaaagaaacatatcaaagagaaaatataattaacttgagGAAGCCATCTGTAAGAACCACGGAAAAATAGTTATAACCAAACATGATCTTCAAAAGAAATTACCTTTCCAGGGCTTGAACTGTTCCTGAATTCAAGCGGAAGCCTCTCAGGTGAGCTACCTTCATTCATAATGTAACAAGTCTTACCATCAGTTTCTTTAGCATCCAAAGACCTCTGCTTTTTGCAGCGGCGTCGCTGCCACCCAAATGGCTTCCTGGATCTCAATGTACACTGATACAAGCCTGGAAGTTTTTCATTCGAATGCCCTTCACGGTTAACAGCAGCAACTCCAGTTTTTTCAGATAAACCCTTGTCCTGATCAAAATCAATAACAGGATATGTCGTCCTATCATAACTTAAGGAAGCATCAGCAGTAAGTTGGTGTCTTTTAAGCATTAAGCTAGCAGCATCAGCAGCCTTATCATCCCAATCCCTCTTCCTCTTAAGCCCTGAGTACAAAACCAACAATCAATAATCACTGCAAAAACTAAAATTCCCCTAAAACAAATTGCACAGGTTATGAGGATAGGATCAGGACGTGTGCTGTCAAGTTACCAACAAGATTGGGGGAATGCCCCTTCCTCCGAGACGACTGAAAGAC is part of the Populus nigra chromosome 8, ddPopNigr1.1, whole genome shotgun sequence genome and harbors:
- the LOC133700686 gene encoding telomerase reverse transcriptase isoform X4; this encodes MSKKKTKGRVPEVLWRVFRYRARTLSNTVTSLIANPPSSFVLFKADDPANYRKLLKDCYIVLSDNAPPVAHFNLENRWPQPLIVSRIIEFIITEQPLSNNVLCSGYDKCLRSSTIAEVLTSSAWTLLLERVGDEFMNYLLKYSSMFLPLPRQQHQQVAGPPITDFVFQSSRRKGHSPNLVGLKRKRDWDDKAADAASLMLKRHQLTADASLSYDRTTYPVIDFDQDKGLSEKTGVAAVNREGHSNEKLPGLYQCTLRSRKPFGWQRRRCKKQRSLDAKETDGKTCYIMNEGSSPERLPLEFRNSSSPGKLQMLPQCCCHLVLQAPNMKGIQIDRRPIFYNSKHPSSMLPKNHVLMCLKPNLIGSKSLIQSIFGLSDENVSAPSMPLSYSKDFCLLGSTCLYHSLVKLVKVLVRQTQCCKYARLIHRHCFVSSLNQNAIENSNSVFEGCNLEREFSGKSHAVVIERCDKTLETTDPQIVTLKSYCSKSQVVSFIWAVCRNVVPPELLGNHVNRRILRRNLAKFIWLRKFEKFSLKQCMHKLKTSGFPFLSDKHCSCFLDTHMLNNMPGHTAGLHKDLYKWNGAANDLKHLLVQKWIYWFFSSLVVPLVQANFYVTESEHGKHEIYYYRKSIWEKLRNRAISCLQDQNYQCLDEASAESITGCRLFGFSKLRLLPKKNGIRMIANLKASSTMPKKSTSELQSFRMQRKKQFVTKVVKCEHFKSVNCVLRETHAVLKGIQLKEPDKLGSSVFDYNDIYRKLCQFKICLNKRSNIMPDVFIVVSDVSKAFDSIDQDKLLCVMEDVIYEDQYLLKRFCQVVSTKKSLWAHERLMSRDQNITTGLTRFSSSLRFGSLHTVLVNQGRSRYLKREQLLSNLTEHVKRNVLQFDDKFYLQRKGIPQGSILSSLLCSLYYGHLERNVIFPFLEDLSRRHSYQDASAIGSSSRDKVVSSPHYMLLRFIDDFLFISTSKKQAAGLFSQLRSGFRDYNCFMNEEKFCLNLDTEQVSGLQSNKLCVGGDGISFLRWSGLLLNSCTLEVQADYTRYLNNHLNSTLTVCWQD